A genomic region of Candidatus Hydrogenedentota bacterium contains the following coding sequences:
- a CDS encoding carboxypeptidase regulatory-like domain-containing protein, translated as MSGPIFVISSMLVLLFLVMHLVGRQAAVPPEVSDTALRRDQVRQLLSGEYHREPLKNPDLGPGRLRCLVRDASGQGASGARLRITPIPPAASVLVPPAPHPHFWEVSADARGQAAIAGLPAGAFLVLATRAGDHAVARVDVGEGSGIAEAILVLSPNAPRAGTVKDRAGAPVAGATVTPLSARDWAGVAEPYRALQAGTDENGAFTLPHLPPGEWNLFVAAPGLAPRAVRAEGAEPITAVLDTGETIFAQLLREGDGRPLGNVKVALRATDPPGETYTVQTSGSGHFTVDHVRPATYALSLISDTYTASASLTVAPGQRAGLVPATPESRNMRIDPLTGTAVATPASGRAPSDSAARETAPAPTPVLAYPAGAIRGRVLDSTQGAGVPGVRVLARGGDAAGAPREAVTDQGGYYHIRGLVPGTYTIWTERWPDQIFALGSSAVAEANVDGSGTVTGPVFEAAPAVYVSGEVLDDAGNPVADPNIVVEVAGAPDGPYVHAADAGGRFHIGGLHPDDQIRIVARKLSASSSAFGPVSVGPSGLQAVLLRMGAAPWR; from the coding sequence ATGAGTGGGCCGATATTTGTCATCAGCAGCATGCTGGTGCTTCTGTTCCTGGTGATGCATCTGGTGGGGCGGCAGGCCGCCGTGCCGCCCGAAGTGTCCGATACCGCATTGCGCCGGGATCAGGTGCGCCAGCTGCTGAGTGGCGAGTACCACCGGGAGCCGCTCAAGAACCCGGATCTCGGTCCCGGCCGGTTGCGGTGTCTGGTGCGCGATGCGAGCGGCCAGGGGGCCTCCGGCGCCCGATTGCGGATTACCCCGATCCCGCCCGCGGCAAGTGTTTTGGTTCCACCCGCGCCCCACCCCCACTTCTGGGAGGTTTCCGCGGATGCGCGCGGGCAGGCGGCGATCGCGGGGCTGCCAGCCGGGGCCTTTCTTGTGCTTGCGACCCGCGCCGGCGATCATGCGGTTGCGCGGGTAGACGTGGGGGAGGGGAGCGGCATTGCGGAGGCGATCCTCGTGCTCTCGCCCAACGCGCCGCGCGCCGGTACGGTGAAGGATCGCGCCGGCGCGCCTGTCGCCGGGGCCACGGTTACGCCGCTGAGCGCGCGGGACTGGGCGGGCGTGGCCGAACCCTACCGCGCGCTACAGGCCGGGACCGACGAGAACGGCGCGTTCACCCTGCCCCACCTGCCTCCGGGCGAGTGGAATCTGTTTGTGGCCGCGCCGGGCCTCGCGCCCCGTGCCGTTCGCGCGGAAGGCGCCGAGCCGATCACCGCCGTCCTCGACACGGGCGAGACCATTTTCGCGCAGCTGCTGCGCGAGGGGGACGGGCGGCCGCTGGGGAACGTCAAGGTGGCGCTTCGGGCGACCGATCCGCCCGGCGAAACGTACACCGTGCAGACGAGCGGCAGCGGGCACTTCACGGTGGATCATGTTCGTCCGGCGACGTATGCGCTGTCCCTGATATCGGATACCTACACCGCGAGCGCGTCGCTGACGGTGGCGCCCGGCCAGCGCGCGGGCCTTGTGCCGGCGACGCCGGAGTCGCGGAACATGCGCATCGATCCGCTGACCGGAACGGCGGTTGCGACGCCGGCATCCGGGCGCGCCCCATCGGACTCCGCCGCGCGGGAAACGGCGCCAGCCCCGACGCCGGTACTGGCGTACCCGGCGGGGGCAATCCGGGGGCGCGTCCTCGACTCCACGCAGGGCGCCGGCGTGCCCGGCGTGCGCGTCCTGGCCCGGGGCGGGGACGCCGCCGGGGCGCCGCGGGAGGCGGTCACGGATCAGGGGGGGTATTACCATATTCGGGGGTTGGTCCCGGGAACGTATACGATCTGGACCGAGCGGTGGCCGGATCAGATTTTTGCGCTGGGGAGTTCGGCTGTGGCCGAAGCGAACGTGGATGGGTCCGGCACGGTCACGGGACCGGTATTCGAGGCCGCGCCGGCGGTATATGTGTCGGGGGAAGTGTTGGACGACGCGGGCAACCCCGTGGCGGATCCGAACATCGTGGTTGAGGTGGCCGGGGCGCCGGACGGCCCGTATGTTCACGCTGCGGACGCCGGCGGGCGCTTTCACATCGGCGGGCTGCATCCGGATGATCAGATCCGGATTGTCGCGAGAAAGCTTAGCGCCAGTTCCTCGGCGTTCGGGCCGGTGTCGGTCGGGCCGTCGGGACTTCAGGCGGTCTTGTTGCGGATGGGGGCGGCGCCCTGGCGGTAG
- a CDS encoding ankyrin repeat domain-containing protein, which produces MENPWIYTMDQSGETPATRARKSGYTVLAEMLLSQERARQDKEVLRSSSPPVDGEAYWGMSHTVRRLVSDKPTPRAPVSEIDLLLQEATREGDVARAKALIGSGAQVNAISEEGLTPLHWSALNGRADIAELLLEHGADINARERYTGKLTPMAIALLMGYDDLVEIMAARGGVC; this is translated from the coding sequence ATCCGGCGAGACGCCGGCCACACGCGCGCGCAAGAGCGGATACACCGTGTTGGCCGAAATGCTGCTCAGCCAGGAACGGGCCCGGCAGGACAAGGAAGTTCTCCGGTCCTCGTCGCCCCCCGTGGATGGCGAGGCCTATTGGGGTATGAGCCACACGGTGCGCCGGCTGGTATCGGACAAACCGACGCCGCGCGCGCCGGTTTCCGAGATCGACCTGCTGCTCCAGGAAGCGACGCGCGAGGGGGATGTCGCACGCGCCAAAGCCTTGATCGGTTCGGGCGCCCAGGTCAATGCGATTTCGGAGGAGGGCCTCACCCCGCTCCACTGGAGCGCCTTGAATGGGCGGGCGGACATCGCCGAACTCCTGCTCGAGCACGGCGCCGACATCAACGCGCGCGAAAGGTACACCGGCAAGCTCACGCCCATGGCGATCGCGCTGCTCATGGGATACGACGACCTCGTGGAGATCATGGCCGCCCGCGGCGGCGTCTGCTGA